The window catgatatatatatatatatatatatatatatatatatatatatctggtacatatagcaaaaaaatatatatatatacttaatctTGACAACAGTTCTGTgaagtaggcattattattattattcccattttataggtgagggaaactgaagcacagcaaTGTTAATTTGTCTGACTGTAGGACCAAGGTCACAGCTAATATGtggaggagctgggatttgaacctaggcagtctggctccagaatcttGTGCTCTAGCCCACTATATGCTGTCACCTTGATTTTATTACACTATTTTGCCTTCTATGGGAGATTAAACTCTCCATCCCTCTTTTGTCACAGGAACCttcttctattatttcttctCTCTATAGTTGACTTCTCTCTCAACTAGATCTTTCCCATTTTCTCTGGAAAGTTCTCAAAGGTCACCCATTTAAAAAGACCAAAGCTTCTCTTAGCCACTCAGTCTCCTCTCATGTCCCTCCCCCTGCAGCGAGTTGTCTGTACTTAGTCCCTATTTCCACACGTCCTACTTACTTACTTTTTAGTCCACTCTAGTCTGTCTTTTAGCCCCTTCACTAATGAGCTCCATGTCCTAATCCAATGAACTTGACTTCTCAGCTCTATTTGTCAGGGATGACCACTCCCTCCTTAAATGTGgcttctctcattttttcttctacttctatGACTACTTCTTCTCTAACTCATTTGTGGGCTCATGCCTGGCCATTTACTGTTGGGGTTCACTGAGGTTTGGTCCTTGGCCTTTATTCTTTCCTAGATGATCTTGTCTCTACCTGCAGCTTCAGTTATTAGCCAAATATAGATAACACCCAAATTAATGTCTCTGGTTCAGGTCTCTTCTCTGATCTTCAGACCTGGATGTCCAACTTCCACATGATTCTTTCTTAGTTGACCAAAGGCACCTGAAATCCAGCATTTTAAAAGTCTGACCCTTGATCTTTCTCTCTCCAATCCTGGTTGTCCTATTTGCTTCTCTCACCATTGTTCTCCCAGTTTTGCAATGTACCAGAGGCCTAGGAGTCATTCTTGATACTTCTCCATCTATCAATCCATTGCCAAGTCTGCAGATTCTCTCTTCAAAATAATTCTGTATCCATCTGCTTCTGATCTCCACTGCTCCTCCATTACCTTGTCCCAGGTATTCATCATCAGGTTCCTGTAATAGGCTCACTGGTCCTCTGGCTTTCCTTTAGCTCCTgtccctctcttctctccataCAGGAGCCAGAGGGATCTTTCTTGTAAAATATGCACAGATTAGTCTCTTTCCCATGCAGTTTAAAATCTTCCATCACATTTCATTGCTTGCAAGGATAAAACTTCCTGAATATGGCTTACGAGGCTCTGTATGGTCTCGGCCCTACCAGACTCTGCCCTCATCTcatcctttccctctctttctctcaccttTAGGACCTTTGTGCATGCTCAGCCATCAGGCTAACTGCTaccatccttcaggtctcagctcaggtgtctttttctctttttagtctTCCTTTGATCATTCTCTCATCGCAGAGTTGCTTTCTGTTGTGTAGTACTTCTCACATTTGCAGTTTTACATTTGTTAATGTGATTATTTGATCAAGTTGTATCTTTTTCAATAGACTAAGTTTCATGAGTCACAGACAGTATTTTTGTTCATgattgtatccccagtgcctacagTCTGCAATAGTAATCAGAAAACTGCAAAGCGAAGCATTTAACACATAACTTgattaacaaaaaattaaaaatgaaatcattcagTGTTGGTGAGATAGTGGTAACACTGATAACTAAATAAACTTCTGGTGTCTTCATATAGCAAGTACTGTAGGAAAGGTCATATCCTTTGGCTACTCCTGTAAATTTATCTttaaccaaagggaaaaaaatctatattctCAGAGATATTATATAATTATCTATAGTAAGTAAAAAATGGACAGATCAACAATAGTGAAAGAACAGTTAACATATGATGTCTGTgtaaaagatagaaaatattttcaacataaaTAGTGAAAAAAGCAGAGtagaaagttttatttatattttatttgcaaCTGAATGAATATAATTTGGACAAAGACTGGGGGAAGAATTGTATTAAGGTTTatgaatgttttaattttcagcaacgtattattttgttatttgagACTGCGGATTTTTTGGTAACATCACTATGGGTACTTTTCTCACTTTAGTATGGACCTGTATTTAGTTTTACCATGGTGGGCAAGACGTTTACCTACCTTCTGGGGAGTGACGCTGCTGCACTgctttttaatagtaaaaatgaAGACTTGAATGCAGAAGATGTCTACAGTCGTCTGACAACACCTGTGTTTGGGAAGGGAGTTGCCTATGATGTGCCTAATCCAGTAGGTGACACTGTTATCTTGAAGAAAGACAAATCTATACTATAATATTTATAGCTAGTAGTGTAAATTACATATCTAAAGTAGAGAaggaatttattctttgactcaaAAATCTGAAGAATCATGAGACagttaaaagaaggaaaaccatGGGTAGCTGACGAAGAATGGGTATTTTGTCTTATAGTTGCTGGCATGGACTTAGCAATTTTAAAGGGCTTTCTGTACAAAGAAATAGAATCAATGAGAACTTAGCGTATTAGGATTTGATTTGAGCGAGTAAGAAGAAAAATCCCATTATTTCATCAGGAGGGCCTCCTACCTTCCTACTCCCACCTGAAATTTTAGCATAAGAGCTCTTTTGAGCTAGAGATTGTTGGCTTTAGAAGTTtgtgtgatttctttcctcccccagaGTCAAATATTAAAGTGCTGCAATTTGatgtaaaatgcaaatcagataatTAGCCCAATTACTTGGTGTGGGCTCTGGCTGTGAACGTACCATGCATTACCCAATACCCTAGTATAGCAGGTAAGAATTGGCATTGAGTGTTGCTTCTGGGGATTGAGGAAGTGTGGGCGAATGAATAGCTCTCCTCAAGACCAAAAGCAAGAGCCTTGGGCAATCTCTCTGGTTGGATGTATCTATTCATTTTCCACACAGCTAATCAGATTCTTAAAATAGAACTGCCCCAAAGGGCTAAAACCATTCTTTGTCTTAGTGTGAATTTATTCTGACTGTATTACATTCTAATTAAACTTTTGAAAGGTAGCGTAAGTGAGGAATGGTATTTGGGAATAGATGGGAGAATATGTGAAGGAGgataaaaatattagcaaagcatAATGGACTTTTGGGAGATTGTGTTGGCATCTGGGTTGGGTTGGAAGACTAGAATATAACAATAGGACTAGTGAGCCGTGGAGTCAGGAGTGGGGAAAGCGTGTATGTAtagaaaggaaggcaggaagtgGGATTCCTAATTTATCATTTGTCTTGGGCCTGCGTAGCAAGTGTCTTCTATGTGTTACTTCAGATATATGCATAGATGCTTTAAATTTCCCATATCTGGTGTGtagttaagaaaattatttttattttcaattcttcAGAAGATTGTTTTCTTTGAGTGTTAAAGAGTTATAATAACCCAAATGAATCTTATGATAAAACAAAATTGTGTTTTAGTTCTTATATACCCTTAATATTTTGAAGGTTTTCTTGGAacagaagaaaatgttaaaaagtggTCTTAACATAGCCCACTTTAGACAGCATGTTtctataattgaaaaagaaacaaaggagtaCTTTCAAAGTTGGGGAGAAAGTGGagaaaaaagtaagtaaaatgttttggTTTTGCATTTGTCCTAATATGTCTACTTTTCTGTGACTAGAAAtcttaagagtgtgtgtgtgtgtgtgtgtgtatgtgtgtgtgtgtgtgtgtgtgtaaaaagcaAACTACACCATATGTAAAACCATCTTAGATTTACTGAAATGAACATGTTATGATTACCGTGGAGTTAAAAGACCCGAGAGGAAgtgattacagtaagtcccctacatacgaaccttcaagttgtgaactttcaaagatgcgattGTGCgccgtatgccagctgttgtactgtactactatacttttcaaggtactgtactgtaagattaaaaatgttttctttattttttgtgtttgttttttatgtataatttgtgttaaaagtattataaacctattacagtacagtactatatagcggattgtgttagttgggtacctaggctaattttgttggacttacgaacaaattggactaaCGAATACACCCTCGGAACAGAAgttgttcgtatgtaggggacttactgtattgctGCTCATTTAGCAAAACCTTAAAATGGGTTAATTAATGTGTGTATTATTTAGCTCATTTATgtgaataatataaaaatgattcataattgaattttgaaataaactgaatgtaaaacttacattcaaggtcattttaagataataaataaaataaaaaattttgaacTCCCAATGGGCAAGTAGAAGTCTAAATGActtaattatatatgtattacattatttttctcatattgtATGGGAATGACTTATtccaagaaaaaagtaaatttaaatacATAAGCTTACTGTACCACCAAAAGTGTGATTTTAGCTGTTcccaataaaaatctttaaaaaatgtatgcttCCTCACATTATATAGGGAGTATATTGAATGTAACTTAAAATTCTTTGGATTCTCTGAATCCAGTTTTTATATTGAACTGCAGTAAGTGTCGCCTTCAGAGACAATTGTCATACTCACAGCAGGAAGCAACATCTGCGTACAGGGCAGTAAGACCTCTGTGTAGGTCACCACATTCTGGGTCTGGTCTTCAGCTTCTATAAAAGGTCCAGAACCTGGTTttatttaatataccttaagtTCATGGGACATATTTCCTATTCTACAAGAAGCTGATGCGTGAACTAGAATGCCAACTGAATAAATACAAGTGAGATATAATTATGGCACCAAGAACCCCAGAATATTTGCTGAACTTCTCTTTTTTGGCAATCTAATTGGAAAGCCAAATGATAACTGGAAGTTCGTTTGGTGAACATGGAATTAAAGAACAGGATATTGATTGGGTAATTGTTATGACTTTTAAAGTGTCACCCAGATGTGCTTGCCTGATGCATCTGTCTCTAATGTTTGGATATACAAGTTGGTGGTTACAGTTTTCTTTTATGTATGGTCAAGACTTCAGTTGTTTTCTGACCTTTGAGTTCccacttttcagtttttttcccacttttgacCTGGGGAATAATCCATTCTTCAGTCTTTGGACTGCTATTCCTTGGAAAGCACCTTATTATTGTCCCCATATGCACTAAATAACCTTTTTACTGCCTTTATTATACTGTGATCTGGAACTCAGATAACCACattcatttttatcttcattttttcttttcaagatgAAGGGCTCATGAGTATGAGTGAGGTTTTAGATACCTTTGTGGCATCTATTTTGGCTGTCCAAAGAGGTGGGGTGCCTCCCATCATTTGGTTTCTTGCCTCTCTTTGTTGTAGCCACATATTTATAGGCTTTTTTTGATGGTATGAATAGGATCTTGTTGGTTCCTGAGTtaagtttttattctcatttcctTCACAGTACTTTTATATCTCTAAGAAAACAGAACGTTTCAAAAGAATTTTTGGCAAAAATAATGGGAATGATCTTTTTCCCTCTAGATTTGTTTGAAGCTCTTTCTGAGCTCATAATTTTAACAGCTAGCCATTGTTTACATGGAAAGGAAATCAGAAGTCAACTCAATGAGAAGGTGGCACAACTGTATGCAGATTTGGATGGAGGTTTTAGCCACGCAGCCTGGCTCTTACCAGGCTGGCTCCCTTTGCCTAGTTTCAGGTATGGATAAAGAAACGATACTTGGTCATTTCACTTTAATTACTGTAGTGTTGGTTTGCTTTGTAttaacaaagataaaaattaaatataaaaccaaCAAATTGGGGGAGATTATGAGCCTGCATTCTTCTGTAAGCATTCGATATTTCTTTACACAGTGAGCTTATTTAAGGTAAGTTTCAGTTAATTAGAAAGGTAATTTGTTGTCTATCTGttccaatattttaaaacctaCTTATCTCACATATTCCTTGTACTCAGGAGGGTTTCTCAACTCTACCTAAAAGTGATACAGCCCTTCTAAGCACTTGTTTGAAAGTATTTGACTAATTTGTAGTATATTGTGAAGTTTGATTTGAAGTATTAGTacctttctttaattttctcttttctccttgaaaGCTCTGTTATCTCCTTAAGAGTAGGGATCATCTATGATACAGAGAAACATTGCTCATAGGACCTGATGTGTAGCTTAGTGTCTTGCGTATTAGTAGTCTCTCTGTGCCTTTGTTGATTCATTTCTGTTCAGGTGAAAAATGGGGATTTATTCTAATGCTAAATCCTGTAGAAGAACCAGAGTGACTCTGTCTGCTTCAAGAATTAATTTGGTTAAAATTGGAATTTCATGTTAATGTAAAAGagtattctgctttctcttaaaCTGGAAAATGGTTATAAAGGAATAATCATTTGAGTCTTATTTTAGACCTTCAGTTAGAACACAGGTAGTGTGTAAAGAATCAGGGATATGTATGTTAAAACACATTTCCTGCCCTTAAGGACCTTAGAAATCCCTAACAATATAAGATTTTcatggcttcttttttttctcttggttctGAGTTTTCTCAGTTTGATGCCTGAAAGTattaccttattttttaaagtcattttcatGTTTGAATTACAGACGCAGGGACAGAGCTCATCGAGAGATCAAGAATATTTTCTATAAGGCAATCCAGAAACGCAGAGAATCAGGAGAAAAAATTGATGACATTCTCCAAACTTTACTAGATTCTACTTACAAGTAAGAGCTCTTCAGATCACATATTAAACTGAAGCAGGAAAGTTTTTACACATTAAAACATAGTTAAAtaatatgtacatttaaaaagtaataatgctGGCAAAATTAGCAGCTATGACCTTTGAACTTTTTAAatggatgagacataaattaCTGGGATCCTGTGCCTTACTGGAATCCCAGTACTGTGCATGGTGAAAAGTTTGCTAGTAAGCCTCAATGAAGTCTTTTGTAACCAGTATCATATTTTCTATTGGTctgtctcttttccctaaaggaaaaaaaaaaaaaattctgattgtGATGGGCAAATgcaagagaaaaattaattcattttgacCCTTTATATAGAGGTTGAGACATGAAATGTGTCTGCCAGATGTTAAATTTGTGTATGTGGTCCATTCTTTAGGGATGGGCATCCTTTGACAGATGATGAAGTAGCAGGCATGCTTATTGGACTGCTCTTGGCAGGGCAGCATACATCCTCAACTACCAGCGCCTGGATGGGCTTCTTTTTGGCCAGAGACAAAACACTTCAAGAAAAATGTTACTTAGAACAGAAAACAGTCTGTGGAGAGAATCTGCCTCCCTTAACTTATGACCAGGTTTGTTGGATTTTCAGTTTCATTGCTGCCTCTGACACCGAGTATGTGTGGCTAATTTTTAAAGGGGACAATTTGGGATTTTTTATATACTAGAGATTAAATTGATTAGattctttatttttagaaaattcccCATAGCCTTCCCTGAAATGTCCTAATGTTGGATCCAGTTTACTAGTAttcttttgaggatttttgcatctatattcataaaggATAGTGGTCTGTAGTTTTATTGTTATGTCTTTGacgggttttggtatcagagtattACTGgtctcagagaatgagtttggaagcattccctcctcttttactttttggaagactttgtgaaggattggtgttatttctttcttacatgtctggtagaattcaccagtgaagccatctaccTCTGTGctttctttgtggaaagtttTTTGATTACCAGTTCAATGTCTTCACTTGTTACAGGTCTATTCatatgttctgtttctttttaagtcagttttggcagtttgtgtcttttgaggaatttgtctatttcatctaagttgcctaatttgttggcatacaattgttaAAGTATTCTCTTagcatcctttttatttctattaggtCAATAGtgatgtctcttctttcattcctgattttagtaactTTTAAAGTGATAGCTTAATTGATACATAGTTCACATACTATA is drawn from Eschrichtius robustus isolate mEscRob2 chromosome 8, mEscRob2.pri, whole genome shotgun sequence and contains these coding sequences:
- the CYP51A1 gene encoding lanosterol 14-alpha demethylase isoform X1 → MVMLGLLQAGRSVLGQAMEQVTGGNLLSMLLIACAFTLSLVYLLRLAVGHLATLPAGAKSPPYIFSPVPFLGHAIAFGKSPVEFLENAYEKYGPVFSFTMVGKTFTYLLGSDAAALLFNSKNEDLNAEDVYSRLTTPVFGKGVAYDVPNPVFLEQKKMLKSGLNIAHFRQHVSIIEKETKEYFQSWGESGEKNLFEALSELIILTASHCLHGKEIRSQLNEKVAQLYADLDGGFSHAAWLLPGWLPLPSFRRRDRAHREIKNIFYKAIQKRRESGEKIDDILQTLLDSTYKDGHPLTDDEVAGMLIGLLLAGQHTSSTTSAWMGFFLARDKTLQEKCYLEQKTVCGENLPPLTYDQLKDLNFLDRCIKETLRLRPPIMTMMRMAKTPQTVAGYTIPPGHQVCVSPTVNQRLKDSWVERLDFNPDRYLQDNPASGEKFAYVPFGAGRHRCIGENFAYVQIKTIWSTMLRLYEFDLTDGYFPTVNYTTMIHTPENPVIRYKRRSK
- the CYP51A1 gene encoding lanosterol 14-alpha demethylase isoform X2, whose protein sequence is MVGKTFTYLLGSDAAALLFNSKNEDLNAEDVYSRLTTPVFGKGVAYDVPNPVFLEQKKMLKSGLNIAHFRQHVSIIEKETKEYFQSWGESGEKNLFEALSELIILTASHCLHGKEIRSQLNEKVAQLYADLDGGFSHAAWLLPGWLPLPSFRRRDRAHREIKNIFYKAIQKRRESGEKIDDILQTLLDSTYKDGHPLTDDEVAGMLIGLLLAGQHTSSTTSAWMGFFLARDKTLQEKCYLEQKTVCGENLPPLTYDQLKDLNFLDRCIKETLRLRPPIMTMMRMAKTPQTVAGYTIPPGHQVCVSPTVNQRLKDSWVERLDFNPDRYLQDNPASGEKFAYVPFGAGRHRCIGENFAYVQIKTIWSTMLRLYEFDLTDGYFPTVNYTTMIHTPENPVIRYKRRSK